The genomic stretch AAGAGGAAGCCAAGCCGAGTTATCTTTCAGTGTGTAATTAACACAGTGGAGTTGCTGGCTAAATACAGAAAAGGAGCAGAATagcaaccaaaacaaaatttcacaACTGGTGTGGGAACTCCATTTACCACTCAGCAACTTAATGACCAAACATAACAGCTGCATAAAAGAATGAATTATGAATTATCAAGAGTAGTGCCTGTGCTCCTGACAGTGTATAGGAATCCAGTAAACTGCGAAGAATTTCAAGAAACTGGCAGTGCATGTCCTCCCCAAAGTCTGTTATCATTCCTTTAACCtgtaagtaaaataaatttagttgatTGGTAAATAGAACACATGCACTTACAATTGAAGAGGtattaaaaattcagaatacaAAATGCAATGCAGCAAAGAACTTAAGAGCAAAGAGTCATGGGAAAATGCAATATACTATGAATAAAATCAGATGCCAGCATAAGAGGTACTGACAGAGttattaaaaaacaagcaaattGCAGAGCATCACCCTAAGGCAAAATTTGCCGCTAGAGGCACTAGGAAAATTTGATCCCAAGGATGAAGGAGGTTTCCTAGATGGAGCTGATGTAAACTCTTCAAACAAGAACAACACTGAAATTGGCCTTGACAAATTATTTCATGTATAGATTATCAAGGCATGATATACAACTGGTTGGTCATTCAAGTATCCATAAATTGCTGAACAATATCACCcaaatattaaatcaacaatTTTCAAGGTCAAGAAAACAGCCAATTCTCTTATCTTAAAAGGCATGCAAACAAGGCTTATTTCGATTTTCTTTCACACTACAAATCAACTTTGTAAATGTAGTTTTTACATGACAcgttataaaactaaatttcaaaatcaagaaaatgaaattgtatattgaatttagttttgtgaacaatgcaattaaaggataattgatttttgttcatAAAGCCTACAGGCCAAACAAACAAGAGATTTTTTCACTTATCAGGATTGTGATAAATCTCATCTTTCAGGTAATTAGGTTTGTGCAAGACATCGTTGCATGTGTTAGTCTGAATGCCCCAGGATATTGAAAGATAGATGCATTGTAAACAGTTCATGAAACACAAACCGACAGTCCTAGTAGCGGGATTCCTTCCTGCCGAACAACATAAGAACGCAGAAGGTTTGGATCCTGATTCaagaaaagaatgaggataTCTGTTCTGCATCCATAAGAATGGTATGCTGTTAGTGGTAGGTAGGGAAccattgaaattcaaaaaaaaaaaaaaaaaaaaacgaaaatgaacAAGTTACCCAGTTAGGACAAGTTTCTTGTCTTGACTCTGCAATATATCAGCAATGATGTCAAAGATACCTTCATTCATGAGATCCCTACAAGAAATGAGGATTTGATTGTTTTACCATTTGATCAAGAAGAAagcaaaatacaaaagaaactaCTCTAATCTGATCACAGAAGACAAAATCCTAATCTTGATGCATACAACTTCTGCATCACATACCTAAACAGTCGGAGCTGCTGGACCATCTGCATGCTCTTGCTCAAACTACAAAACTCGTGCAAGAAATATACCTATATGCATGGTGAAAGGAAACATATCAATCTGGAGGATATCATAAGAATCGCACAACGCTGTAACCGTACATTAATAGGAAACAGAAAACAGCAACACACTAACCTGCCAAAAGATTccaaaaatttaacaaattggACATCAGCATTGCTGTTCAGTTTTGACAAATAACTGGCATTTAAGGATGATTTTAGCTAAGTATTTCAAAGTAAGAACTCTTTTTCCCAACTAATATTTTCAATGTAGTGTTACCCTTAAACCTGTTACCATGGAATTGAACATGGAAGCCGATccataaaagatataaaaggaCTTGGAACATTCcacaaaaacaattcaataccAAAAGCCATAATACACACAAAGAGCAtctgaaataatataaaaaaggaatttttaACCTCGTGTCTTAGAATTAAATTCAACATGCTCGAACAGTTTGAGCACAGTTTGGTAAAACAGGGAAGTCATTGTTCATATACCTAGCTCGCCACCTAAATGTCTCAAAAATAAGCATCAACAGAATCAgcagtttttaattatttgaaaagcccAAAAACAGAAGTAATTGTTGAGAAAGTGAGGGTGCACTGCACAGAAGAGAATTTTCAACTatgttaaaacaaataataacttATCGATTTTTGTTCCATCTTCAAAGGTGCACTTTATCTATTAATTGACAAACCAAACAGAGATTATTTAGATGTTGACAAttaccaaatttttctttgattctgCAGATGTGGTCGGCGATCTCAACCTAGCAAACAATTCCTGAATAAAGGTATTGTCATCCTTTAACAAAGAAACAACCTATAAGGAAACAACAGGGTCAGAGTTGAACTTATATGGACCTTGTaatgtataataaaataatgagttttTGAATCTTACAACAGCATTATTTGCATGAATTATGGAATTCAGGTTTGCAACTGTGGCCTCATCCAATACTCTAGCCAAAACAACATCCTAAAAGAGATGATGAGTGTAAGAACCCCTTTTCCAAAGAGCAAACTGAGTCATCCCAAACTTCAGCATTCAAGAAACAAACCTTCAAATAACCAACTCTGTACGTCTGATGTATCTTTGACAGGACATGGGGATCTTTGATTGGTATGGCCTTAAACAATGGAGTGGAGCAAGTGTCAGCAATAAATAAGACTTCACTAAATAACTTCATCAACCctccccccccaaaaaaaaaaaaaagaaaaagaaaaagagaaagagagaagagagagaaggaaaagaagaaggaagaaagaaaagaaaaaattgggtTAGCAATAATATCTTACCTCCTTGAAAACAACGTGCTCTTTCAGAAAACCACGATGATGTTGGACACGAGAAATCTCAGGATCATCTGAAAACAAATTGTAGAATAAGCAAATGATGAAGGACTATTGTACAAAAGtataaatgcaattttttttgttaagagagaattataaatgaaaatagtaaACAATTATCAATCACTCAActatatatgagaaaaaataatgattataaaCAGACCACCAGGCAgcttagaaacaaaattaatcacAAATGCGAACAGATGGAATGTTTTACTTTTACCAAGCAAGAATTTGAAACTTATATTCTGAGCATAGGTCTAACTTAAACATGAACCACCACATAATTCACATTGCTACAGCTCTAGAATTATGCAACTTGCACAACAATTTGCTTGGCAgatccaatgtttgttgatgttagaagaaaaaatagtagTTCTGTCCATTtgaagaaatggaaaaaaaacgaccataaaaatctcaatcagaaaaataaaggagTTGAAACAATAACTGCTTGAATgccagatgaaaaaaaaaaacagatgacAATCATAAAATAGGAACCAAGATCTATGAAACAGTTGTTGTAGCTGTGACCAAAACTGCTCACCACTCTCCTGTAATCAAACCATACAAGCTAAAATATGCCAAAATAATCTATGATATAATAATActtcaatatttcaaaattagatGCGCAAAGGATTAGAACCAAAATGCTCCAAGCCCACAAAGAGAGAGAACTTACACTCAAGTGAACCAATAACATCCATGATCAATTCATCCCCAAATATTTTCTCAAAGATTTGAGGACTGTTGAACAAAACTGCAGGTATCAACACACAATTCAATGTCTGTCAACAAAGGGCAGGCAAACAAGCAACGTATGATGAAATACAACACCGGGTAGGAGTGAAGGAGTACTCACTGATCCCTCTGACTATTTTGAATATCATGTGAAGACCATCAATGTTTTCTAGGTCTTCACAGATTCTGAAAACATCCATCAGCTTCTGGAAAAAATCTAGCTGcgcagaaaataaaattaacagagAATGAACAATCAATCATGTTAACTTCACCATAAAGTCAGATGCACCCTCCAGTACGAGGAGATCCAATTTTACTCCCTATCAGCATCTAGCCAGACAGATTTAGACAAGACAAAATGATATGTTGTATGATTACAAGATGCAAATTCAACCACTCTTGGTT from Populus alba chromosome 8, ASM523922v2, whole genome shotgun sequence encodes the following:
- the LOC118062476 gene encoding uncharacterized protein isoform X5 produces the protein MGAQEKSQANSNSMQRVKVYRLNDDGKWDDQGTGHVTVDYLERSEDLGLYVIDEEDNETLLLHRITPDDIYRKQEDTIISWRDPEFSTELALSFQETSGCSFIWDQICNVQRNLQFSTLNSETFHSMNSELRELPAVELSTLPLILKTVSESGIADQMRLTELILNDLDFFQKLMDVFRICEDLENIDGLHMIFKIVRGIILFNSPQIFEKIFGDELIMDVIGSLEYDPEISRVQHHRGFLKEHVVFKEAIPIKDPHVLSKIHQTYRVGYLKDVVLARVLDEATVANLNSIIHANNAVVVSLLKDDNTFIQELFARLRSPTTSAESKKNLCTLTFSTITSVFGLFK
- the LOC118062476 gene encoding uncharacterized protein isoform X3, whose amino-acid sequence is MGAQEKSQANSNSMQRVKVYRLNDDGKWDDQGTGHVTVDYLERSEDLGLYVIDEEDNETLLLHRITPDDIYRKQEDTIISWRDPEFSTELALSFQETSGCSFIWDQICNVQRNLQFSTLNSETFHSMNSELRELPAVELSTLPLILKTVSESGIADQMRLTELILNDLDFFQKLMDVFRICEDLENIDGLHMIFKIVRGIILFNSPQIFEKIFGDELIMDVIGSLEYDPEISRVQHHRGFLKEHVVFKEAIPIKDPHVLSKIHQTYRVGYLKDVVLARVLDEATVANLNSIIHANNAVVVSLLKDDNTFIQELFARLRSPTTSAESKKNLVYFLHEFCSLSKSMQMVQQLRLFRDLMNEGIFDIIADILQSQDKKLVLTGYPHSFLESGSKPSAFLCCSAGRNPATRTVGLCFMNCLQCIYLSISWGIQTNTCNDVLHKPNYLKDEIYHNPDK
- the LOC118062476 gene encoding uncharacterized protein isoform X4 yields the protein MGAQEKSQANSNSMQRVKVYRLNDDGKWDDQGTGHVTVDYLERSEDLGLYVIDEEDNETLLLHRITPDDIYRKQEDTIISWRDPEFSTELALSFQETSGCSFIWDQICNVQRNLQFSTLNSETFHSMNSELRELPAVELSTLPLILKTVSESGIADQMRLTELILNDLDFFQKLMDVFRICEDLENIDGLHMIFKIVRGIILFNSPQIFEKIFGDELIMDVIGSLEYDPEISRVQHHRGFLKEHVVFKEAIPIKDPHVLSKIHQTYRVGYLKDVVLARVLDEATVANLNSIIHANNAVVVSLLKDDNTFIQELFARLRSPTTSAESKKNLVYFLHEFCSLSKSMQMVQQLRLFRDLMNEGIFDIIADILQSQDKKLVLTGYPHSFLESGSKPSAFLCCSAGRNPATRTVG